Proteins co-encoded in one Acidobacteriota bacterium genomic window:
- a CDS encoding TonB-dependent receptor codes for MRLVQISLLILIAGLAIIGQTNRGGISGTVTDSNGAVVPMAKVTIKNVGTNQSTTVVTSSSGSFSVTSLEPVEYDVMAEAANFKKAVIQKIKVDTATVQTVNVVLEVGNFSETVNIEAEDALINTESGTTSKTISEVQLRELPLNNRSVLDLAVTVANVSGDAGSEDAEVTSGQPVPGFNLSLNGGRPGGTSILADGVNNTGVGIGRAVVSFTPETVQEFTVQTSAYSAEYGNTSGGVINATTKSGTNRFNGTALFYHRNPATNAKPYRIGTTPRTPNNLKYSQRSLTVGGPVYLPAFGEGGPKLYDGHDRTFFFFAYEPRWRQDFVTVTTLLRSQAERNGDFRNLTRTSGGWVPTAIANQFNVASTGPSNIYQQFTLGANGTLIPITLGTGFQYCQFGDPRATLNAAGQPQCSTATNATPNPALNVLPAAFIDPKAPRILEYMPLGGDYFLDGGLIRNYVVNRQVTQNETRYTLKLDHQLTRSNKLGFRYSVTPAIAVRNFGTDVNGSTGVFSDAKQFLLTDDHIFSPSVVNNLRLSYTKGVFSEDFSPEFSINGGRNLATELGLPSLTSGGLPLFQLSSDSGTNSAFADVGSSGSTNNFNKEERYNVDEIVYWNRGNQSWKFGINMGLAKLNVIPFFGASGGRWEFRVLNTSNNRSTTAANGGDPLASLLLGVPNAVQVRPLLLDYNYYWKNGAAFVQNDWKVRPNLTVNLGLRYSLQTPRGERNNQQGAFRPDLAQSVTLTDAQRTAIITGLGITATSPNYAAIVAQIPTTVQIPVFALAGYNGRSKYLTDVAKRNFEPRFGFAWSPKFWEFLSKRSAAVRGGYGISHAPLTGNNRLPNPDFGGFQAVSTLATGSTVGGTANPSQPVRLSGNAPLVGGGSFQQALVNQFAFDPATGIIGLNSLGVPGFAVVQDGSEKVPYTQNWNLTVSFEIMKNTSVEFAYVGNRGVHLYMPNVNINPRSTSFVELLEGSNVAAENAFADPLGRRNALGAVLAIQRNSINSTYFGFNTLNQYFNPSATSIYHGAYVEVRRRFSGGLSFSSNYTFGKSIDDASDSSPDVRVLTSGTTLGQSYYGAPRSGDRAVSAFDLRHNFNNTFVWDLPFGARRAFFNKLPGAVDAIVGGWSMSGIFRLQGGQPFTPFITDTNRLGGVNRSVRMNIVPGVSLKNPLYDKSCSVGGGCEPWVNPAAFTRPDKGSLGNSGRTLNIRGPIQQYFDLSLQKTFTLGFLGGEGRRKLNFRVDLLNALNHPVFRLNNTGNTPFGFGTLPVETPVTLAEYNNWAAFNGLPAATGATDPNLLAVQNLTISNRLPSGAIPLNFYSIPVPEGFATRNPNSFDIRTLTGLKHYRLRGTYDANFGTLFAVNNPRYVQFGLRLFF; via the coding sequence ATGAGATTGGTTCAGATTTCTTTATTAATTTTGATTGCCGGCCTTGCAATAATTGGTCAAACCAATAGAGGCGGTATTAGCGGCACGGTAACGGATTCGAATGGAGCCGTGGTGCCGATGGCAAAAGTTACGATCAAAAATGTCGGAACTAATCAGTCGACGACTGTGGTTACATCGAGCAGCGGATCTTTTTCCGTCACCTCGCTTGAACCGGTCGAATACGACGTCATGGCCGAGGCGGCGAACTTTAAAAAAGCTGTCATTCAGAAGATCAAAGTCGATACCGCAACGGTCCAGACCGTAAATGTCGTGCTCGAGGTAGGTAATTTTTCTGAGACCGTTAATATCGAGGCAGAAGATGCTCTGATCAATACGGAATCCGGCACGACCTCAAAGACCATCTCCGAGGTTCAGCTTCGCGAATTGCCGCTTAATAACCGCAGCGTGCTCGATCTCGCCGTCACGGTCGCTAACGTCTCCGGCGACGCCGGCAGCGAAGATGCAGAAGTTACGTCCGGCCAACCGGTTCCCGGGTTTAACCTGAGTTTGAACGGCGGACGTCCAGGCGGCACATCGATCCTCGCGGATGGTGTTAATAATACCGGTGTCGGTATCGGCCGTGCTGTTGTCAGCTTCACGCCGGAAACGGTTCAGGAATTCACAGTTCAGACCTCGGCTTACTCGGCAGAATACGGCAACACGAGTGGCGGCGTCATCAATGCGACGACAAAGTCAGGTACCAATCGCTTCAACGGAACGGCACTCTTCTATCACCGCAATCCGGCGACGAACGCAAAGCCTTACCGCATCGGAACTACCCCGCGAACTCCAAACAATCTGAAATACAGCCAGAGATCGCTGACGGTCGGCGGACCGGTTTATCTTCCTGCCTTTGGGGAAGGCGGCCCGAAACTTTACGACGGCCACGATCGCACATTCTTCTTTTTTGCTTACGAACCGAGATGGCGTCAGGATTTTGTTACGGTCACAACGCTGCTTCGCTCACAGGCTGAAAGAAACGGTGACTTTCGCAACCTGACGAGAACGTCTGGAGGCTGGGTGCCGACGGCGATCGCCAATCAGTTCAACGTCGCATCGACAGGCCCATCGAATATTTACCAGCAGTTCACACTTGGAGCGAACGGAACATTGATTCCGATCACGCTCGGAACCGGGTTCCAATACTGCCAATTCGGCGATCCGCGTGCAACGCTCAACGCAGCGGGCCAGCCGCAGTGTTCGACCGCGACAAATGCGACCCCGAACCCTGCACTAAACGTTCTTCCGGCGGCGTTCATCGATCCAAAAGCTCCTCGGATCCTGGAATACATGCCGCTCGGCGGTGACTATTTTCTTGACGGCGGCCTGATCCGCAACTACGTTGTCAATCGTCAGGTCACTCAGAACGAAACCCGCTACACCCTAAAGCTGGATCATCAGCTCACCCGGTCTAACAAGCTTGGTTTTCGCTACTCAGTAACGCCGGCGATCGCCGTCCGCAACTTCGGTACAGATGTGAACGGAAGCACCGGCGTTTTCAGCGATGCGAAACAATTCCTGCTGACGGACGATCACATTTTCTCGCCGAGCGTGGTCAACAACCTTCGATTGAGCTACACGAAAGGCGTTTTCAGCGAAGATTTTTCGCCTGAATTTTCTATAAACGGCGGCCGTAACCTCGCTACTGAGCTTGGCCTGCCCAGCCTCACAAGCGGCGGCCTTCCGTTATTTCAGCTTAGCAGTGATTCCGGCACAAACTCGGCCTTTGCCGACGTCGGTTCATCCGGGTCGACCAACAACTTTAATAAAGAAGAGCGTTATAACGTCGACGAGATCGTTTACTGGAACCGCGGCAACCAGTCGTGGAAATTCGGTATCAACATGGGCCTTGCCAAGCTGAACGTGATCCCGTTTTTCGGAGCATCCGGTGGACGTTGGGAATTCCGTGTGCTTAACACGAGCAACAACCGTTCGACGACTGCTGCAAACGGCGGCGACCCGCTAGCGAGTTTGCTTCTTGGCGTGCCGAACGCGGTCCAGGTCCGCCCACTCTTGCTCGACTACAACTACTACTGGAAAAACGGGGCCGCCTTTGTCCAGAATGATTGGAAAGTTCGCCCAAATCTCACAGTCAACCTCGGTTTGAGATACTCGCTACAGACACCCCGCGGTGAGCGAAACAATCAGCAGGGTGCATTCCGCCCCGATCTCGCTCAAAGCGTTACGCTGACCGATGCTCAGCGAACGGCGATCATTACCGGTCTTGGAATCACCGCAACTTCGCCAAATTACGCAGCGATCGTGGCGCAGATCCCCACAACGGTTCAGATCCCCGTCTTTGCACTTGCTGGCTACAACGGGCGTTCTAAGTACCTCACCGACGTCGCGAAACGCAACTTCGAACCTCGGTTTGGATTTGCGTGGAGCCCTAAATTTTGGGAGTTTCTTTCAAAACGAAGCGCAGCAGTTCGCGGCGGCTACGGCATCTCGCATGCACCGCTGACCGGAAACAACCGTCTGCCGAATCCTGACTTTGGCGGATTCCAGGCAGTTTCCACGCTCGCGACCGGATCGACAGTTGGTGGAACGGCAAACCCGAGTCAGCCGGTCAGGCTCTCGGGCAACGCTCCGCTGGTCGGCGGCGGAAGCTTCCAGCAAGCTCTTGTCAATCAGTTCGCGTTCGATCCTGCAACGGGTATCATCGGCTTGAACAGCCTTGGCGTTCCCGGATTTGCAGTCGTTCAGGATGGTTCAGAGAAGGTACCTTATACACAGAACTGGAACCTGACGGTCTCCTTCGAGATCATGAAAAATACGTCTGTAGAGTTCGCCTATGTCGGCAACCGAGGCGTACACCTCTACATGCCGAACGTCAACATCAATCCGCGAAGCACCTCCTTTGTTGAACTGCTCGAGGGCAGTAACGTCGCTGCGGAAAACGCCTTCGCTGATCCTCTGGGACGCCGAAATGCTCTCGGCGCCGTTCTGGCCATCCAGCGTAACAGCATAAACTCGACCTATTTCGGATTCAATACTTTGAATCAGTATTTTAACCCGTCGGCAACGAGTATCTATCACGGTGCTTACGTTGAAGTTCGCCGCCGCTTCTCGGGCGGCCTGAGCTTCTCGTCGAACTATACGTTTGGCAAGTCGATCGATGATGCTTCGGATTCGTCGCCTGACGTTCGAGTTCTAACGAGTGGAACGACACTGGGCCAGAGCTACTACGGTGCTCCGCGCAGCGGCGACCGTGCGGTTTCGGCTTTTGATCTGAGACACAATTTTAACAATACTTTCGTCTGGGATCTGCCGTTCGGAGCAAGGCGCGCATTCTTTAATAAACTCCCCGGCGCGGTCGATGCGATCGTTGGTGGCTGGTCGATGTCCGGTATCTTCCGTCTCCAGGGCGGACAGCCGTTTACGCCGTTCATTACCGATACTAACCGCCTCGGCGGCGTCAACCGCTCGGTTCGTATGAACATCGTTCCAGGCGTTTCCCTCAAGAATCCGCTCTACGATAAGTCGTGTTCCGTTGGAGGCGGCTGCGAACCGTGGGTAAATCCGGCAGCGTTCACGCGTCCGGATAAGGGTTCGCTTGGCAACTCAGGACGTACGCTCAACATTCGCGGACCGATCCAGCAGTACTTTGACCTCTCGCTGCAGAAGACGTTTACGCTTGGATTCCTCGGCGGTGAAGGCCGACGCAAACTTAACTTCCGCGTCGATCTGCTCAACGCTCTGAATCACCCTGTTTTCCGTCTCAACAATACCGGAAATACGCCATTCGGATTCGGCACCTTGCCGGTTGAGACGCCGGTAACGTTGGCTGAATATAACAACTGGGCAGCTTTCAACGGCTTACCAGCTGCAACCGGGGCGACAGATCCAAATCTGCTAGCCGTTCAGAACCTTACGATCAGCAACCGGCTCCCGTCGGGTGCGATCCCGCTGAACTTCTACAGTATTCCTGTTCCCGAGGGATTTGCGACACGCAATCCGAATTCGTTCGACATTAGGACTCTGACCGGTCTCAAACATTACCGGCTGCGTGGGACCTATGATGCGAATTTCGGAACTCTGTTCGCGGTAAACAATCCGCGTTACGTTCAGTTCGGACTTCGCCTTTTCTTCTAA
- a CDS encoding PD40 domain-containing protein → MRTIVLSLFVLLLSSFVVSAQTAELPRDWVDKDTGHRIVRLSEEPGSQSYYFHQNAYSGNKLVFDTRSGISTYNFKTKQIEKIVDGRGSGTVVGRKTGKVFYFKGDTLFETDINTKATREIVKNAKLRTGSGFGLNADEALLAGSMVVGELPQEFRPQPAPTATPTPIPGAPAGQVPARDSYPGKGDMMERRLAAKVPMSLYTINIKSGEVKMFHPATDWLNHVQMSPTDPGLIMFCHEGPWHKVDRIWTIRTDGSDLKKIHTRTMDMEIAGHEFFGQDGKHIYYDLQTPKGQVFWLAEYDIKTGKMQKFGMEKKEWSVHFGVSPDGKTFLGDGGGPNSVAKGDYGQWIYLFKPEGGKFKSERLVNLAKHDYSLEPNATFTPDGKWIVFRSNMLGPTHIYAVEIAKGK, encoded by the coding sequence ATGAGAACTATTGTTTTATCGCTTTTTGTTCTTCTACTTTCTTCATTTGTCGTTTCAGCCCAAACCGCCGAGCTGCCGCGTGACTGGGTCGATAAGGACACAGGGCACCGTATCGTCAGGCTCTCAGAAGAGCCGGGAAGCCAATCGTATTATTTTCACCAGAACGCTTATTCCGGTAATAAGCTGGTTTTCGACACGCGTAGCGGGATCTCTACCTATAATTTCAAGACCAAACAGATCGAGAAGATCGTTGACGGCCGCGGCTCGGGCACGGTAGTCGGGCGGAAGACCGGCAAGGTCTTTTATTTCAAGGGCGATACACTCTTCGAGACCGATATCAACACGAAAGCGACCCGCGAGATCGTAAAGAACGCAAAGCTTCGAACCGGTTCCGGATTTGGATTGAATGCCGATGAAGCTTTGCTCGCGGGCAGCATGGTTGTCGGCGAATTGCCGCAAGAATTTCGCCCGCAGCCCGCTCCGACCGCGACTCCGACGCCGATACCCGGAGCACCCGCCGGCCAGGTCCCGGCCCGCGACAGCTATCCTGGCAAGGGCGATATGATGGAACGGCGGCTCGCGGCAAAGGTCCCGATGTCGCTCTACACGATCAATATCAAGTCGGGCGAAGTTAAGATGTTTCATCCGGCGACGGACTGGCTCAATCATGTCCAGATGTCGCCGACCGACCCCGGCCTCATCATGTTTTGCCACGAGGGCCCGTGGCACAAGGTCGACCGCATCTGGACGATCCGCACCGACGGCAGTGATCTCAAGAAAATTCACACCCGCACAATGGATATGGAGATAGCCGGCCACGAGTTCTTTGGCCAGGACGGCAAGCACATCTATTACGACCTGCAAACACCCAAAGGCCAGGTTTTCTGGCTTGCCGAATACGACATCAAAACTGGCAAGATGCAGAAATTCGGGATGGAGAAGAAAGAGTGGTCGGTGCACTTCGGCGTCTCGCCCGACGGTAAGACCTTCCTCGGCGACGGCGGCGGCCCGAACAGCGTTGCTAAGGGCGACTACGGCCAGTGGATATATCTCTTCAAACCCGAAGGCGGTAAATTCAAGAGCGAACGGCTCGTGAATCTTGCGAAACACGATTACTCACTCGAACCGAATGCCACCTTCACACCGGACGGGA